The Odocoileus virginianus isolate 20LAN1187 ecotype Illinois chromosome 3, Ovbor_1.2, whole genome shotgun sequence genome includes a window with the following:
- the LOC110143271 gene encoding protocadherin beta-12-like, whose protein sequence is MEIGGAGVLQIRQVLLFFVLVGMSQVGSDSGRFSVAEEMQSGSFVGNLAKDLGLEVGELFSRGARVVSNDNKQRLQLDINTGDLLLSEALDREELCGSTEPCVLHFQILMKSPLQFLRIELQVKDINDHSPVFLEKEILLEIPENSPVGAVFLLESAKDLDVGINALKNYTISPNSHFHIKMRVNPDNRKYPELVLDKALDYEEQSELNFILTALDGGSPPKSGSALVRVVVVDVNDNLPEFEQPFYEVKISEDSILGSPVVTVSAWDLDSGKNGEISYMFSHASEDIRKTFEINQKSGKVSLTSSLDFETTEAYSIIIQATDGGGLFGKSTLIIQVMDVNDNAPEVTVSSITSPIPENSPEIVVMVFSIRDRDSGENGRMICSVSENLPFVLKSSVENYYTLETERMLDRESQAEYNITITVTDMGTPRLKTEHNITVLVSDVNDNAPAFTQTSYTLWVRENNSPALHIGSVSATDTDAGANAQVTYSLLPPPDPHVALASLVSINPDNGHLFALTSLDYEALRAFEFRVGAADRGSPALSSQALVRVLVEDANDNAPFVLYPLQNASAPCTELVPRAAEPGYLVTKVVAVDGDAGQNAWLSYQLLKATEPGLFGVWAHNGEVRTARLLSERDAPKQRLVVLVKDNGEPPLSASVTLQVLLVDGFSQPYLPPPEAEAAAAAPADPLTVYLVVALASVSSLFLFSVLVFVAVRLCRRGGAGSAGRCPVPEGHFPGHLVDVSGTGTLSQSYQYEVCLTGGTGTNEFKFLKPILPNLSTQRSGKEIEENHTSYNSFGFNIQ, encoded by the coding sequence ATGGAGATTGGAGGGGCAGGCGTTCTGCAGATAAGGCAAgtcctgcttttctttgttttagtgGGGATGTCTCAAGTGGGGTCTGACTCTGGGCGCTTCTCAGTGGCAGAGGAAATGCAGAGTGGGAGCTTTGTAGGCAATCTGGCAAAAGACCTGGGGCTGGAAGTGGGTGAACTATTCTCCAGAGGGGCTCGAGTGGTATCTAATGATAACAAACAGCGATTGCAGCTGGACATAAATACAGGGGATTTGCTCTTAAGTGAAGCACTAGACCGGGAGGAGCTCTGTGGCTCCACCGAGCCCTGTGTGCTGCATTTCCAGATATTAATGAAAAGCCCCTTGCAGTTTTTACGGATTGAGCTCCAGGTCAAGGATATAAATGATCACTCTCCTGTcttcttagaaaaagaaatactctTAGAAATCCCAGAGAATAGTCCTGTCGGTGCTGTCTTCTTACTAGAAAGTGCAAAGGATTTGGATGTAGGAATCAACGCTCTAAAAAACTACACAATAAGCCCCAACTCTCATTTCCACATTAAAATGAGAGTCAATCCGGATAACAGGAAATACCCAGAGTTAGTTCTGGATAAGGCGCTGGATTATGAAGAACAGTCTGAACTCAATTTCATCCTCACCGCTCTGGATGGAGGGTCTCCGCCTAAGTCTGGGAGTGCCTTGGTccgggtggtggtggtggacgTTAATGACAACCTCCCTGAGTTTGAGCAGCCATTTTATGAGGTGAAGATTTCAGAAGATAGCATACTCGGCTCACCGGTTGTCACGGTCTCAGCTTGGGATTTAGATTCGGGGAAAAACGGGGAAATATCATATATGTTTTCCCATGCCTCAGAAGATATTCGCAAGACATTTGAAATTAACCAAAAGTCTGGAAAAGTGAGTTTAACTTCATCCTTGGATTTTGAAACAACTGAAGCATATTCCATAATCATTCAAGCCACAGATGGGGGAGGCCTTTTTGGAAAATCAACACTCATAATTCAGGTGATGGATGTAAATGACAATGCTCCTGAAGTGACTGTGTCATCAATTACCAGTCCAATCCCAGAAAATTCTCCGGAGATTGTGGTTATGGTTTTTAGTATCCGAGACAGAGACTCTGGGGAGAATGGGAGGATGATTTGTTCTGTTTCAGAAAACCTCCCGTTCGTGCTAAAATCTTCAGTTGAGAATTACTACACGTTGGAAACGGAAAGAATGCTGGACAGGGAAAGCCAAGCGGAGTACAATATCACCATCACCGTCACTGACATGGGAACCCCCAGACTGAAAACCGAGCACAACATAACCGTGCTGGTGTCCGACGTCAACGACAACGCCCCCGCCTTCACCCAGACCTCCTACACCCTGTGGGTCCGCGAGAACAACAGCCCCGCCCTGCACATCGGCAGCGTCAGCGCCACAGACACAGACGCGGGCGCCAACGCCCAGGTCACCTACTCGCTGCTGCCGCCGCCCGACCCACACGTAGCCCTCGCCTCCCTCGTGTCCATCAACCCCGACAACGGCCACCTCTTCGCCCTCACGTCCCTGGACTACGAGGCCCTGCGGGCCTTCGAGTTCCGCGTGGGCGCCGCCGACCGCGGCTCGCCCGCGCTCAGCAGCCAGGCGCTGGTGCGCGTGCTCGTGGAGGACGCCAACGACAACGCGCCCTTCGTGCTCTACCCGCTGCAGAACGCCTCGGCGCCCTGCACCGAGCTGGTGCCCAGGGCGGCCGAGCCCGGCTACCTGGTGACCAAGGTGGTGGCGGTGGACGGCGACGCGGGCCAGAACGCCTGGCTGTCGTACCAGCTGCTCAAGGCCACGGAGCCCGGGCTGTTCGGCGTGTGGGCGCACAACGGCGAGGTGCGCACGGCGCGGCTGCTGAGCGAGCGCGACGCGCCCAAGCAGCGGCTGGTGGTGCTGGTCAAGGACAACGGCGAGCCGCCGCTGTCGGCCAGCGTCACGCTGCAAGTGCTGCTGGTGGACGGCTTCTCGCAGCCCTACCTGCCGCCCCCGGAAGCGGAAGCGGCGGCCGCGGCGCCGGCCGACCCGCTCACCGTCTACCTGGTGGTGGCCTTGGCGTCGGTGTCGTCGCTCTTCCTCTTCTCGGTGCTGGTGTTCGTGGCGGTGCGGCTGtgcaggaggggcggggcgggctcGGCGGGTCGCTGCCCGGTGCCCGAGGGCCACTTCCCGGGCCACCTGGTGGACGTCAGCGGCACGGGGACCCTGTCGCAGAGCTACCAGTATGAGGTGTGTCTGACGGGAGGAACTGGGACGAATGAGTTCAAATTCCTGAAGCCGATTCTCCCCAATCTCTCGACCCAACGCTctgggaaagaaatagaggaaaatcatACTTCCTACAATAGCTTTGGGTTCAATATCCAGTGA